Proteins co-encoded in one uncultured Bacteroides sp. genomic window:
- the cas1b gene encoding type I-B CRISPR-associated endonuclease Cas1b → MKKTYYLFNPGLLERRDNTLKFTPVSDSEADSPVHGGPRYLPVEDINEFYAFGSLTANSALFNFLGQKDIAVHFFDYYENYTGSFMPRDSLLSGRMLLAQTSAYQDKKRRLVIAQKFIEGAAFNMLKNLQYYNRRGKDMEDIMDLIKTYSEKITQSNTVEELMGIEGMIRQTYYDAFNLILNDFEMGNRTKQPPRNEVNALISFGNMICYTLCLRAIHQTQLNPTISYLHTPGERRYSLALDVAEIFKPIIVDRVIFKVLNKKEIQEKHFDKKLNKCLLNSSGKKIFVKALEDRLQETIQHRSLKRNVSYRHLIKLECYKLTKHLLKIEEYKPFKMYW, encoded by the coding sequence ATGAAAAAGACATATTATTTATTCAATCCGGGTTTACTAGAAAGACGAGACAATACTTTAAAGTTTACTCCTGTATCTGATTCGGAAGCGGATTCTCCTGTTCATGGAGGTCCACGTTATCTTCCGGTTGAGGATATTAATGAGTTTTACGCTTTTGGTTCGTTAACAGCCAACAGTGCTTTGTTCAACTTCCTTGGTCAGAAAGATATTGCGGTACATTTCTTTGATTATTATGAGAACTATACCGGCTCATTCATGCCTCGCGATTCTCTTTTGTCGGGAAGAATGCTGCTGGCTCAGACGTCTGCTTATCAGGATAAGAAGAGACGGCTTGTTATTGCTCAGAAATTTATTGAAGGAGCAGCCTTTAATATGCTGAAAAATCTTCAGTATTATAATAGGAGAGGCAAGGACATGGAAGATATCATGGATTTGATTAAAACCTATTCAGAGAAAATTACTCAATCGAATACAGTGGAGGAGCTGATGGGAATAGAAGGAATGATTCGTCAGACTTACTATGATGCATTCAACTTGATTCTGAACGATTTTGAGATGGGGAATCGTACTAAACAACCTCCCCGCAATGAAGTAAATGCGCTGATCTCGTTTGGTAATATGATTTGCTATACGCTTTGTTTGCGTGCCATTCATCAAACGCAACTGAACCCTACAATCAGTTACCTTCATACTCCGGGTGAAAGAAGATATTCGCTGGCTCTTGATGTAGCGGAAATATTTAAACCTATAATCGTTGACCGTGTTATATTTAAAGTGCTCAACAAAAAAGAGATACAGGAGAAGCATTTTGATAAGAAACTGAATAAATGTTTGCTGAACTCGTCAGGAAAAAAGATCTTTGTGAAAGCTCTGGAAGACAGACTTCAGGAAACCATTCAGCATCGCAGCTTGAAACGCAATGTCAGTTACCGGCATCTGATAAAACTTGAATGTT